AGCCCTTTTACGGATTCACGACGAACTATGTGGTCATTTTCACCAATGCCGGCTGTGAAAATGATGGCATCGACGTGACCGAGAACAGCCATGTAGCTGCCGATGTACTTACGGTTTCTGTATGTTTGGACACCAAGGGCGAGTTTGGCTTTTTCATCGCCGTTTTCGATGGCCTCGTGGATGTCGCGCATGTCATTCATTCCGCACAGTCCTTTGAGACCTGACTCCTTGTTGAGCATCCGGTCCACGTCTTCGGAGGTCATGTTTCGTGTTCGGGCCAGCAGCGCATGCAGCGCCGGGTCCACATCGCCGGAACGAGTGCCCATGACAAGACCTTCCAGGGGAGTGATGCCCATAGATGTATCAACGGCCTTGCCGTTCTTGGTGGCGGTCATGGAACAGCCGTTGCCAAGGTGTACGGTTATGCAGTTGAACTCCTCGAAAGGCTTGCCGATGACTCGAGCTGCTTCCTTGGCGACAAATCCGTGTGAGGTCCCGTGGAAACCATAACGACGGATACGTAATTCATCATACAACTCAAAGGGAAGTGCGTACATGTATGCTTCGGGCGGCAGGGTCTGGTGATATGCCGTATCCATGACAACAACCTGGGGCACGTCGGCAAAGAGATGTCTGGCCACGCGGATACCGGCCAGGTGGCCGGGGTTATGCAACGGTGCCAGTGGGATGATTCTTTCCAGTTCTTCAACCACGGCATCGTCCACCAGAGTCGGCTCATGCAGTTTTTCACCGCCGTGCACGATCCGGTGGCCGATTGCCGCGATTTCATTTCTGTCCTTAACGACACCATTTTCGCCACAGATAAGATCAATAGCGAGCGTCATACCAACTTCATGATCCAAAATCGGCTGTTCCAGCGCGATTTTTTCAGCAGCCTCGGTGTCGGGCGCTACCTTGTGCGTCAGGCTGCCCAACTCTTCTCCTATGCGTTCCACGAGGCCGGAACACAAGATGGATTCGTTGTTCATGTCGAGCAGCTGGTACTTGATGGACGAGCTGCCGGAGTTGATGACGAGTACTTTCATTTATTCACCTTTTTCAGCTTGAGCCTGGATGGCTGTGATAGCAACGGTATTCACGACGTCCGGCACGGTACAGCCGCGGGACAGGTCATTGACCGGCTTGTTCAATCCCTGAAGAATGGGGCCGATGGCAACGGCATTGGCGGCGCGTTGTACTGCCTTGTATGTGTTATTGCCGGTGTTGAGGTCCGGGAAGACAAACACGGTGGCCCGTCCGGCTACTTCGGAATTCGGCAGTTTGACTTTGGCGACTTCCGGGTCCACAGCGGCATCGTACTGGAGCGGTCCCTCGATGGGGAAATCCAGTCCTCGACCTTCGATAAGTGTCTTGGCAATGCGTGTGGCCTCGGTGACCTTTTCCACGTCTTCACCCTTGCCTGAGGAACCTGTGGAATAGCTCAGCATGGCAACTCTGGGTGTGACACCGAAAATCTTGGCGGTTTCGGCGGCACTGATGGCAATCTCTGCCAATTGACGTGCGTCGGGGTTCGGGTTGACGGCGCAGTCGCCGTACACCAGCACGCGGTCTTTGAGGCACATGAGGAATACTGAGGAAACAATGGAACTGCCCGGTTTGGTCTTTACGAACTCAAAGGCGGGACGGATTGTCTGGGCCGTTGTGGTCACGGAACCGGACACCATACCGTCTGCAAATCCCTTGTGAACCATCATGGTACCGAAATAGGTCGGGTCGGACATGCGGTCCCAAGCAACTTCGGCGATAACGCCCTTGTGTTTGCGCAGCTCGAGATATTCCTCGGCAAATGAGTCGAGCAGTTCGGATTCTGCGGGGTTGATGATCGTAGCGCCGGAGATGTCCACGCCGAACTTGGATGCCTTGTCGCGGATTTCATCTTCACGGCCGAGCAGGATGATTTCGGCAACACCGCGCCTGAGCAGGATGTCTGCTGCACGCAGGATGCGTTCGCCGGTTCCTTCTGGCAGGACGATGCGCTGTTTGTTGCGGGACGCTTTGTCGAACAGGGAATATTCGAACATTTTCGGTGTCACGCGAGTAGAGCGTTTTTCAACCAGCCGATCGCGAAGTTCAGAGACATTCACATATTGGGCAAAGCCGCCGAGCGCCGTGGCGATGCGTTGGTCGTCGTTGGCTTCAATGCGGCCATACAGTCGATTCAGCTCCTGGACGTTCTGGTAGGTGTGTCCTTTGACTGAGAGCACGGGCACTGGAACGCCGGTCCAGCCTTCGATGAGTTTGTGGACGCTGGCGGAAACGTCCAGACCGCCTGTCAGGACGATACCCGATATGTCAGGATACGCACTGGAGAGCCGGGAAGCGAGGCTCGACAGAATAATGTCGGAACGGTCGCCTGGCGTGATGATCAGGCTGCCCTGCTTGATGTATTGCAGGAAATTGCCAATCTGCATGGCAGCGATGACATAGTTGTCCACCAGAGTCTGCATGCCGCTGTGTCCGTAGAGAATGTCGGCATCAAGCCAGCGTTTGACATCGCCGACTGTTGGTTTGCCCAGAGCTTCGTTTTCCGGGATGACATACAGCGGCATGTGTTCGCCGTTGCGGTCACATTCAATGGTGCCGCACAGCTCATCGGTCATGCCTTCAGGCGCACGGTTGACAACGCAGGCAATGAAGTCCACGCCCTTTTCAGACAAGGTGTCCAGGGTAGACTGGGTGATGTTCGCCACTTCAACCGGGGTTTTGTCACGCCCCGAAGTGATGACGAGCATGGGTGCGCCTATGTTGGCTGCGATATCGGCATTGAGATCAAACTCGAAGGCCGGGTCTTTGCCCTTGAAGTCGGTGCCTTCACAAAGAACGAAGTCATATTCTTCTTCAAGGGATTTGTATTTGTTCAGGATATTCTCAAGCACAAGCGCGTGCTGACCGGAGTTGATCAGCTCACGCGCTTGCTTGAGAGTATACGCGTAGGTGTCGCGATAAGGGATGGACAGTTTGAAGTGATCGATCATCAAGGCGATGTCGTGGTCCTTGTTCCCCTCACCCGGGTCATTGATAATGGGGCGGAAGATGGCAACGTTGTGCAGTTCTCTGAGGAGCATTTGCATAACGCCCAGGACTACAGCTGATTTACCACTTCTTTCTTCCGTCGCGCTCACATACAGGTTTTTGGACATTGATTGGTTCCTTGTTACCTATCCGTTGGTTATTAGAGGCCTTCGGCGTAGAGTTCGATGACGTGTTTCACGTCCATCTTCGCGTGCTTCTGGGAAAGCATGTCAGTGATCTGGAGCATGCAGGCGGGACAGCTGGTCGCGGCGGTTTGAGCGCCGGATGCCAGAATGTTGTCC
The genomic region above belongs to uncultured Pseudodesulfovibrio sp. and contains:
- a CDS encoding acetate kinase, yielding MKVLVINSGSSSIKYQLLDMNNESILCSGLVERIGEELGSLTHKVAPDTEAAEKIALEQPILDHEVGMTLAIDLICGENGVVKDRNEIAAIGHRIVHGGEKLHEPTLVDDAVVEELERIIPLAPLHNPGHLAGIRVARHLFADVPQVVVMDTAYHQTLPPEAYMYALPFELYDELRIRRYGFHGTSHGFVAKEAARVIGKPFEEFNCITVHLGNGCSMTATKNGKAVDTSMGITPLEGLVMGTRSGDVDPALHALLARTRNMTSEDVDRMLNKESGLKGLCGMNDMRDIHEAIENGDEKAKLALGVQTYRNRKYIGSYMAVLGHVDAIIFTAGIGENDHIVRRESVKGLECFGVRIDQEINAQRASEPLKISTDDSAVQVWVIPTNEELAIARETKNFVN
- the pta gene encoding phosphate acetyltransferase, giving the protein MSKNLYVSATEERSGKSAVVLGVMQMLLRELHNVAIFRPIINDPGEGNKDHDIALMIDHFKLSIPYRDTYAYTLKQARELINSGQHALVLENILNKYKSLEEEYDFVLCEGTDFKGKDPAFEFDLNADIAANIGAPMLVITSGRDKTPVEVANITQSTLDTLSEKGVDFIACVVNRAPEGMTDELCGTIECDRNGEHMPLYVIPENEALGKPTVGDVKRWLDADILYGHSGMQTLVDNYVIAAMQIGNFLQYIKQGSLIITPGDRSDIILSSLASRLSSAYPDISGIVLTGGLDVSASVHKLIEGWTGVPVPVLSVKGHTYQNVQELNRLYGRIEANDDQRIATALGGFAQYVNVSELRDRLVEKRSTRVTPKMFEYSLFDKASRNKQRIVLPEGTGERILRAADILLRRGVAEIILLGREDEIRDKASKFGVDISGATIINPAESELLDSFAEEYLELRKHKGVIAEVAWDRMSDPTYFGTMMVHKGFADGMVSGSVTTTAQTIRPAFEFVKTKPGSSIVSSVFLMCLKDRVLVYGDCAVNPNPDARQLAEIAISAAETAKIFGVTPRVAMLSYSTGSSGKGEDVEKVTEATRIAKTLIEGRGLDFPIEGPLQYDAAVDPEVAKVKLPNSEVAGRATVFVFPDLNTGNNTYKAVQRAANAVAIGPILQGLNKPVNDLSRGCTVPDVVNTVAITAIQAQAEKGE